From a single Chloroflexota bacterium genomic region:
- a CDS encoding heme-binding protein gives MALVFVLLLGSGVFFLRSFVFGSLFGSAYEEPAHEVVLKDGNIEIRRYEPYVVAEISATGSFDRATNSSFSPLFRYISGNNRSRENIDMTTPVLVEPSGRAKSEKLAMTVPVLVEPRATGESADGQRLAGAEIEAWTMAFVLPAGYTAETAPLPTNSSVTIREIAAREVASIRFNGRLSNQSAETQRAKLEYWLHAQGLEHQGDWRIATYDPPFTIPWFRRNEVLVTLR, from the coding sequence GTCTTTCGTCTTTGGCTCGTTGTTTGGCAGCGCGTACGAAGAGCCCGCGCACGAAGTCGTATTGAAAGACGGCAACATCGAGATTCGCAGGTACGAGCCGTACGTGGTTGCTGAGATTTCTGCTACCGGGTCGTTCGACCGGGCGACGAATAGTTCCTTCAGTCCGCTGTTCAGGTATATATCGGGCAATAATCGCAGCCGCGAGAACATTGACATGACCACGCCGGTATTGGTGGAACCTTCCGGTCGGGCAAAATCGGAAAAGCTCGCCATGACGGTGCCGGTCTTGGTGGAGCCGAGAGCCACCGGTGAAAGCGCGGACGGACAGAGGCTGGCCGGAGCAGAGATTGAAGCCTGGACGATGGCGTTTGTGCTCCCCGCGGGCTACACGGCCGAGACGGCTCCCCTCCCCACCAATAGTAGCGTGACAATTCGCGAGATTGCAGCGCGCGAGGTCGCCAGCATTCGCTTCAACGGGAGGCTGTCGAACCAGAGCGCCGAGACCCAGCGGGCAAAACTGGAATACTGGCTGCACGCACAAGGTCTGGAGCACCAAGGCGATTGGAGAATTGCGACGTATGATCCTCCGTTCACCATTCCCTGGTTCCGCCGCAACGAGGTGCTGGTAACGTTGCGCTAG